CCGCACGAACAAGGAGCAGCGAGTCCCATGACCGCGACCGTGTTCGAAGGATAATGGCGGCTGGCGATTCGCCACAGTGTGCAGCATCGGCCTTCGCCTTTGGACGAACTAAACGGGCCGCGTCCAATGATTCGCTTCGCTCGGGCAGCTCATCCTGGCAAGCATCCGGTCGCAGCGCTGCCACTACTTCGCCGGCACAAATGTGTGCTTGGCAAATCGGCGCGACTCGACGGTCTCGACCTTCCCGGCGCGGTTGCGAACGATCAATGCGGCCGCATGCTCGGTCTCTTCGATGAGCCGAAGGCCCTTTTCGGGACCCAGTACGCACACGGCCGTGGCCAGGCTGTCGGCCGTGATGCAATCGGCGGCAATCACGGTGACGCTGCTCTGATCGGTCAGCCCCAGACCCGTGGCCGGATCGACAATGTGCGAATAGCGCTGGCCGTCGAACACCACGTGTTGAAAAGCGTCGCCCGACGTGGTGACCGC
This genomic stretch from Pirellulales bacterium harbors:
- a CDS encoding FAD:protein FMN transferase, encoding LRRHGIHRALIDASGDILAAGPPPGQEGWKIGIAPLDAAGPPSRYLGLHDQAVTTSGDAFQHVVFDGQRYSHIVDPATGLGLTDQSSVTVIAADCITADSLATAVCVLGPEKGLRLIEETEHAAALIVRNRAGKVETVESRRFAKHTFVPAK